One part of the Acinetobacter sp. XS-4 genome encodes these proteins:
- a CDS encoding SDR family NAD(P)-dependent oxidoreductase codes for MLLQGKVALITGAASERGIGRATAEIFAQQGAKVIIVDLDLAQSQNAAKALGEGHLGLAANVANEEQVKAAVEQALQHYGKIDILINNAGITQPVKTLDIQRNDYDRILDVSLRGTLIMSQAVIPSMKANGGGSIVCLSSVSAQRGGGIFGGPHYSAAKAGVLGLAKAMAREFGPDQIRVNSLTPGLIHTDITGGLMNDDRRHDILAGIPLGRLGKAQDVANAALFLASDLSTYLTGVTLDVNGGMLIH; via the coding sequence ATGTTATTACAAGGAAAAGTGGCATTAATTACCGGTGCAGCATCAGAACGTGGAATTGGGCGAGCAACCGCAGAAATCTTTGCACAACAAGGTGCTAAGGTCATTATTGTTGATTTAGATCTTGCTCAAAGCCAAAACGCTGCAAAGGCCCTTGGTGAAGGACATTTAGGTCTTGCTGCAAATGTTGCAAATGAAGAGCAGGTCAAAGCAGCTGTTGAACAAGCACTACAGCACTACGGCAAGATTGATATTTTAATTAACAATGCAGGGATTACTCAGCCAGTTAAAACACTCGATATTCAGCGCAATGACTATGACCGTATTTTAGATGTCAGCCTGCGTGGAACACTGATTATGTCGCAAGCTGTTATTCCCTCGATGAAAGCAAATGGTGGTGGAAGCATTGTGTGCTTATCTTCAGTTTCAGCTCAACGCGGTGGTGGTATTTTTGGCGGGCCACATTATAGCGCTGCAAAAGCTGGTGTTTTAGGTTTGGCAAAAGCGATGGCTCGTGAGTTTGGTCCTGACCAAATTCGTGTAAATTCTCTTACTCCGGGTCTAATCCATACTGATATTACTGGCGGTTTAATGAATGATGACCGTCGCCATGACATTCTTGCTGGTATTCCACTCGGACGTTTAGGCAAAGCACAAGACGTTGCAAATGCAGCATTATTTTTGGCAAGTGATCTATCAACTTATTTAACTGGCGTAACACTTGATGTAAATGGTGGCATGCTGATTCATTAA
- a CDS encoding LysR substrate-binding domain-containing protein yields the protein MPSIKTLQAFEQTARFGNVAKAAEHLNLTPSAVSHQIAKLEEMIGQSLFIRGARGVTLTPSGERYFQDVTTILHNLMLATEKAADKSPKDSLYIHSSPSFGLLWLLPRLESFKEKFPMIQVNLSCSYENLHFTRDKIDIDIRHGLPNWTGVEIRTIRNEKLEVLASPKLLERSPVYKPQDLLKKELILSRSTLVTWPQWFAHQGLSIPEFPYTLSFDRSYMSLEAATHGLGFVLESNLLTQNYLDSGKLVRVFADELSIPISAHHLVYPRTHQFIPKIELFLNWIHDELAD from the coding sequence ATGCCCTCAATTAAAACATTACAGGCTTTTGAACAAACCGCCCGTTTCGGCAATGTTGCCAAAGCAGCCGAGCATTTGAATCTCACCCCTTCAGCAGTAAGTCATCAAATTGCTAAGCTTGAAGAAATGATTGGGCAGAGTTTATTTATTCGTGGTGCTCGTGGTGTGACGCTTACCCCTTCTGGCGAACGCTATTTTCAAGACGTCACCACCATTTTGCATAACCTAATGTTAGCGACTGAAAAAGCTGCCGATAAAAGTCCTAAAGACAGTCTATATATTCACTCATCTCCAAGTTTTGGTTTGCTCTGGTTACTGCCTCGCCTTGAATCATTTAAAGAAAAATTTCCAATGATTCAGGTCAATCTGTCGTGTTCTTATGAAAATTTGCACTTTACCCGCGACAAGATCGATATTGATATCCGTCATGGTTTACCCAACTGGACAGGGGTAGAAATCAGAACCATTCGTAATGAAAAGTTAGAAGTACTTGCATCTCCCAAACTACTTGAACGCAGTCCTGTATATAAGCCTCAGGATTTATTAAAAAAAGAACTGATTTTATCGCGCTCAACCTTAGTTACTTGGCCACAATGGTTTGCCCATCAGGGTCTAAGTATTCCTGAGTTTCCCTATACTTTGAGTTTTGACCGCTCTTATATGTCACTTGAAGCAGCCACACATGGGCTAGGTTTTGTTTTAGAAAGTAATTTGCTTACTCAAAATTATTTGGACTCTGGAAAGTTGGTTAGAGTTTTTGCAGATGAGCTATCGATTCCTATTTCTGCTCATCATTTGGTGTATCCGCGAACGCATCAATTTATTCCTAAAATTGAGCTGTTTTTAAACTGGATTCATGATGAGTTGGCGGATTGA
- a CDS encoding aldose epimerase family protein: MKKLVILTFTIYSFAQITNAATLNIKPYGTTQDGQKVDLYTMSNNKGVSVSFISFGGVITQILTPDAQGKQNNIVLGFDDLKGYEVTDTKEGIHFGGLIGRYANRIGNAKFSLDGKTYNLEKNNGPNSLHSGNPGFDKRVWQVKPLVSKGETVKASLKLTSPNGDQGFPGKLDVEVIYSLSDQNEFQIEYKAKTDQPTVVNLTNHSYFNLSGAGNNPYGVLDHVVQLNADRILVTDQNSLPTGEIASVAGTSFDFRRPKAIVKDIRANNQQLAYGYGYDQTWVINQKSQGKLNLAASVVDPKSKRTLQVLTTEPSVQMYTANHLLGNIAGANGVLYRQADALALETQHFPDSPNQPSFPSTRLNPNQTYNSVTVFKFDVQK, translated from the coding sequence ATGAAAAAATTAGTAATTTTAACTTTCACAATCTATAGCTTTGCACAAATTACAAATGCTGCAACACTAAATATAAAACCATATGGCACAACTCAAGATGGCCAAAAAGTTGATCTATACACCATGAGCAATAACAAAGGAGTCTCAGTTTCTTTTATTAGCTTCGGTGGTGTAATTACACAAATTTTGACTCCTGATGCACAAGGTAAACAAAATAATATCGTTTTAGGCTTCGATGACCTAAAAGGCTATGAAGTCACTGATACCAAGGAAGGCATTCATTTTGGCGGATTAATTGGTCGTTATGCGAACCGTATTGGCAATGCTAAATTTAGCTTAGATGGAAAAACGTATAACCTTGAAAAAAATAATGGACCGAATTCATTACATAGCGGTAATCCGGGTTTTGATAAACGTGTTTGGCAAGTTAAGCCATTGGTTTCTAAAGGTGAAACCGTTAAAGCTTCTCTTAAGTTAACCAGTCCAAATGGTGATCAAGGTTTTCCCGGAAAATTAGATGTAGAAGTGATCTACAGTCTTTCAGATCAAAATGAATTCCAGATTGAATATAAAGCCAAAACTGATCAACCGACAGTCGTCAATCTCACCAACCACAGTTATTTCAACTTATCAGGCGCTGGGAATAATCCTTATGGCGTACTAGATCATGTGGTACAACTCAATGCAGACCGTATATTGGTAACCGACCAAAACTCCTTACCCACAGGTGAAATTGCTTCAGTTGCAGGTACATCTTTTGATTTTCGGAGGCCTAAGGCGATTGTGAAAGATATTCGAGCGAATAATCAGCAATTGGCCTATGGATATGGCTATGACCAAACTTGGGTAATTAATCAAAAGTCTCAAGGGAAACTCAATCTTGCAGCTAGTGTGGTTGATCCAAAATCTAAACGGACATTGCAAGTCTTAACTACTGAACCAAGCGTCCAAATGTATACAGCCAATCATTTATTAGGAAATATTGCGGGTGCAAATGGCGTACTCTATCGACAAGCAGATGCGCTAGCATTAGAAACACAGCATTTTCCAGATAGCCCGAATCAACCATCTTTCCCGTCTACACGTTTGAACCCAAATCAAACTTATAACAGTGTCACCGTATTTAAGTTTGATGTTCAAAAATAG
- a CDS encoding MFS transporter, with translation MTSSIQLKDGIANTVANDQPQGMIIKIVGAVAVAHLLNDLIQAVLPAIYPMLKANFSLSFAQVGLISFVYQITGSLLQPWIGLYTDKHPKPYLLPLGMMVTFCGIILLAFSPSFTVLLCASALIGVGSATFHPEASRVARMASGGRFGTAQSTFQVGGNTGTAIGPLLAALLIVPFGQHAVAGLVIFALLAIWVLFGVSRWTVSHAKNQVATRANQAQSKLHGRKLIIALSTISVLMFAKFTYIASISNYFTFYLIQKFHISIQTAQLHLFAFLAAVALGTFAGGPIGDKIGRKAVIWVSFVGMAPFALMMPYANLFWTTVFSIIAGLVLSSAFAAMVVYAQEAVPGRVGMIAGLMFGLMFGVSGIAAAGLGHLADVNGIEWVFGLCSFLPLLGFATAFLPNTKVK, from the coding sequence ATGACGTCTTCAATACAATTGAAAGATGGTATTGCCAATACCGTTGCAAATGATCAGCCTCAAGGAATGATTATTAAAATTGTAGGCGCCGTGGCGGTTGCACATTTATTGAATGATTTGATTCAAGCAGTGCTACCCGCTATTTATCCAATGCTAAAAGCAAACTTTTCGCTGAGTTTTGCTCAGGTCGGCCTGATCTCGTTTGTATATCAAATTACAGGTTCGCTGCTTCAGCCTTGGATTGGACTTTATACCGATAAACATCCAAAACCGTATCTTTTACCACTCGGAATGATGGTCACATTCTGCGGCATTATCTTGTTGGCATTTTCACCAAGCTTTACAGTATTGTTATGTGCATCTGCGCTTATTGGGGTAGGCTCTGCAACTTTTCACCCTGAAGCTTCGCGGGTGGCACGAATGGCATCGGGTGGGCGCTTCGGTACAGCACAGTCGACTTTTCAGGTGGGCGGAAATACGGGCACTGCGATTGGCCCATTGTTAGCAGCGTTATTGATTGTTCCATTTGGGCAGCATGCAGTTGCGGGCTTAGTGATATTTGCACTTTTAGCCATTTGGGTTTTATTTGGCGTAAGCCGTTGGACGGTGAGTCATGCTAAAAATCAGGTAGCTACACGTGCAAACCAAGCACAGAGTAAATTGCATGGCCGTAAGCTTATTATTGCTTTGAGCACGATTAGTGTGTTGATGTTTGCTAAATTTACCTACATTGCCAGCATTAGCAACTACTTTACTTTTTACTTAATTCAAAAGTTCCATATCAGCATCCAGACTGCTCAGTTGCATTTATTTGCTTTTTTAGCCGCTGTCGCTTTAGGTACATTTGCAGGTGGTCCAATTGGTGACAAAATTGGCCGTAAAGCTGTTATTTGGGTTTCATTTGTTGGTATGGCGCCATTTGCATTAATGATGCCGTATGCAAACTTATTTTGGACAACAGTGTTTTCAATTATTGCAGGTTTGGTGTTGTCATCTGCTTTTGCTGCAATGGTGGTTTACGCACAAGAAGCTGTTCCGGGCCGTGTCGGTATGATTGCAGGCTTAATGTTTGGTCTTATGTTTGGGGTAAGTGGTATTGCCGCAGCAGGGTTGGGACATTTAGCAGATGTTAACGGCATTGAATGGGTATTTGGTTTATGTTCATTCTTGCCATTACTTGGGTTTGCAACCGCATTTTTACCAAACACAAAAGTTAAATAA
- a CDS encoding helix-turn-helix transcriptional regulator yields the protein MSDSLIQSDLSELVIGLSSEHAYREITPTHTHTRAQFLYASTGNIQVFTPNNVWIVPPMCALWIPAHVEHSVISLSHVKLNTALVEINAAALMGQHCFIIRVSNLLHELLIRLNEIEREESPNITTSQELSRSLQILIFEEIHRANLLPIQIPWPKDKRLLKICQALLHAPNQSKDLTDWADDIGASSRTLMRMFQKETGLSYRAWVQQMHIALALSKIANSESIAQISESLGYNNPSAFSTMFKRHLGKTPQQFRSATMSL from the coding sequence ATGTCCGATTCTCTTATTCAGTCTGATTTGTCCGAACTTGTGATTGGGCTATCTTCTGAGCATGCCTACCGAGAAATCACGCCGACTCATACACATACACGCGCTCAGTTTTTGTATGCATCAACAGGAAACATTCAGGTATTTACACCAAATAATGTCTGGATTGTGCCGCCCATGTGTGCTTTATGGATTCCTGCTCATGTCGAGCACAGTGTGATTTCACTCAGTCACGTTAAGTTAAATACAGCGCTGGTTGAAATAAATGCAGCCGCTTTAATGGGGCAACATTGCTTTATTATTCGGGTGAGCAATCTTTTGCATGAGCTTTTAATTCGTTTAAACGAAATTGAAAGAGAGGAATCACCTAATATTACGACCTCTCAGGAGCTTTCTCGTTCTTTGCAAATTCTGATTTTTGAAGAAATTCATCGAGCAAATTTATTGCCTATCCAGATTCCGTGGCCAAAAGACAAACGACTATTAAAAATTTGCCAAGCATTATTGCACGCTCCGAATCAATCAAAAGATTTAACGGATTGGGCAGATGATATTGGTGCGAGTTCGAGAACTTTAATGCGCATGTTCCAAAAAGAAACTGGGCTGTCTTATCGGGCGTGGGTACAGCAAATGCATATTGCACTTGCCTTGAGTAAAATCGCGAATAGTGAATCTATTGCTCAAATTTCTGAATCACTGGGATATAACAACCCCAGCGCGTTCAGTACGATGTTTAAGCGACATCTAGGAAAAACACCTCAACAGTTTAGAAGTGCCACGATGTCGCTATAA
- a CDS encoding glutaminase, with amino-acid sequence MKTPLPDYLANVIEACEVDNSGHLADYIPELANANPNRLALAMSTVDGEIYSIGDDDTEFTIQSISKPFVYAYVMQQLGIDAVLDKVGVEPSGEAFNEISLGKDGRPKNPMINSGAITTHSLIQVKHGLHSAEILRRFMSELAGRELSFDESVYDSEVKTAYRNLSIGYMLRTVGILETDPVDIVNGYIRQCAILVTVKDLVRMGSVLANGGVDPKTGKRLLNRSVVRQVLSVMMSCGMYDAAGDWLSTVGIPAKSGVAGGILGVLPGQVSIAAFSPRLDEHGHSIRGIDILERLSRDMGLHLMEGTPSAQTIVQSHYRTGKDASLSVYVLRGVLKFTEAEMLLRILQDETTDQSTIVIDLTQISLIHDVGKRMFLEGVDRLIDDGHTLVLVDPEQRLDHARTAKDRELHVYHDFDDLLEKHEIRSKKKTYSDIVALLNC; translated from the coding sequence ATGAAAACCCCTCTCCCAGATTATTTGGCAAATGTGATAGAAGCCTGTGAGGTAGATAATAGCGGACATCTAGCTGACTATATTCCAGAGTTAGCAAATGCAAATCCAAACCGATTAGCTTTGGCCATGTCTACGGTAGACGGTGAAATTTATTCGATTGGAGATGATGATACTGAATTCACCATTCAATCGATTTCTAAGCCATTTGTATATGCCTATGTTATGCAACAGCTTGGCATTGATGCAGTACTCGATAAAGTAGGAGTGGAACCTTCAGGGGAAGCTTTCAATGAAATTTCATTGGGCAAAGATGGTCGTCCGAAAAACCCGATGATCAACTCTGGCGCAATTACGACACATTCTTTAATTCAAGTTAAACATGGTCTACATAGTGCAGAAATTCTACGCCGTTTTATGAGCGAGCTTGCGGGGCGTGAATTAAGTTTTGATGAGTCTGTCTATGATTCAGAAGTCAAAACGGCTTACCGTAATCTTTCGATCGGTTATATGTTGCGAACTGTCGGAATTTTAGAAACTGATCCTGTCGATATTGTGAACGGTTATATTCGTCAATGTGCGATTTTGGTGACGGTTAAAGATCTGGTACGTATGGGCAGTGTGCTTGCCAATGGAGGGGTTGACCCTAAAACTGGAAAGCGTTTGTTAAACCGATCTGTGGTTAGACAAGTACTCAGTGTCATGATGAGCTGTGGTATGTATGATGCCGCGGGTGACTGGCTTTCAACTGTAGGCATTCCTGCTAAGAGTGGTGTGGCAGGTGGTATTTTAGGTGTGCTGCCGGGTCAGGTCAGTATTGCTGCTTTCTCTCCTCGTTTAGATGAGCATGGTCACAGTATTCGAGGTATCGATATTTTAGAGCGCCTATCTCGTGACATGGGATTACACCTCATGGAAGGTACACCTTCTGCACAAACGATTGTGCAAAGCCATTACCGTACAGGAAAAGATGCTTCATTAAGTGTATATGTGCTTCGCGGCGTATTGAAATTTACCGAAGCTGAAATGTTGTTACGCATTTTACAAGATGAGACGACTGACCAAAGCACAATCGTCATTGATTTAACCCAGATTTCACTGATTCACGATGTGGGTAAGCGTATGTTTTTAGAAGGTGTAGATCGTCTGATTGATGATGGTCATACCCTTGTTTTAGTAGATCCTGAACAACGTTTAGATCATGCGAGAACAGCCAAAGATCGGGAACTTCATGTCTATCATGATTTCGATGATTTATTGGAAAAACATGAGATCCGTTCCAAAAAAAAGACTTATAGCGACATCGTGGCACTTCTAAACTGTTGA
- the def gene encoding peptide deformylase, translating to MSVVLPVAKRGEDILTLIAAPVSANELNSDWLYQLAAAMQATMLERNGVGIAAPQVYISKRVIIVASRPNPRYPDAPEMDAVVMVNPEILEFSNETLLGEEGCLSVPDERGQVERAEMVKVKYSTLRGEVVETIFHGFPARIVQHEVDHLNGVLFVERII from the coding sequence ATGAGTGTAGTTTTACCTGTGGCTAAGCGTGGTGAAGATATTTTGACGTTGATTGCTGCTCCTGTCTCGGCAAATGAGCTAAACAGTGATTGGCTTTATCAACTTGCAGCGGCTATGCAAGCAACGATGCTTGAACGTAATGGGGTGGGAATTGCCGCACCGCAAGTTTATATCTCTAAACGAGTCATTATTGTGGCTTCTAGGCCGAACCCACGCTATCCCGACGCACCTGAAATGGACGCTGTGGTGATGGTGAATCCTGAAATTTTAGAGTTCTCAAATGAAACCCTTTTAGGTGAAGAAGGTTGCTTAAGCGTGCCAGATGAACGCGGACAAGTTGAACGCGCAGAAATGGTAAAGGTTAAATATTCAACACTTCGGGGTGAAGTTGTTGAAACGATTTTTCATGGTTTTCCTGCTCGAATTGTTCAACATGAAGTCGATCATTTAAATGGAGTTCTATTTGTAGAAAGAATAATCTAA